A section of the Pan paniscus chromosome 7, NHGRI_mPanPan1-v2.0_pri, whole genome shotgun sequence genome encodes:
- the TMEM70 gene encoding transmembrane protein 70, mitochondrial isoform X1: protein MLFVALGRPWAVELPLCGRRTALCAAAALRGPRASVSRASSSSGPSGPVAGWSTGPWGAARLLRRPGRAQIPVYWERYVRFLHTPSDKSEDGRLIYTGNMARAVFGVKCFSYSTSLIGLTFLPYIFTQNNAISESVPLPVQIIFYGIMGSFTVITPVLLHFITKGYVIRLYHEATTDTYKAITYNAMLAETSTVFHQNDVKIPDAKHVFTTFYAKTKSLLVNPVLFPNREDYIHLMGYDKEEFILYMEEASEEKRHKDEK from the exons ATGCTGTTTGTGGCGTTGGGCCGCCCGTGGGCGGTCGAACTGCCTCTCTGCGGAAGGAGGACTGCATTGTGTGCGGCCGCCGCGCTCCGAGGTCCCCgggcctctgtctcccgggcgtCCTCCAGCAGCGGGCCTTCGGGGCCGGTAGCCGGCTGGAGTACGGGGCCTTGGGGAGCCGCGCGCCTTCTCCGGCGTCCGGGTCGAGCGCAG ATCCCTGTTTATTGGGAAAGATATGTTCGATTCTTACATACGCCATCTGACAAATCAGAAGATGGAAGGCTAATTTATACTGGCAATATGGCCCGAGCAGTGTTTG gTGTGAAATGTTTCTCTTATTCTACAAGTCTGATTGGACTTACATTTCTGCCATACATTTTTACACAAAATAATGCTATTTCTGAAAGTGTGCCTCTGCCTGTTCAAATAATATTCTATGGCATCATGGGAAGCTTTACGGTGATCACCCCAGTGCTGCTTCACTTTATTACAAAAGGCTATGTCATTCGATTGTACCATGAGGCCACAACAGACACTTATAAAGCCATTACGTACAATGCTATGCTTGCAGAAACGAGTACAGTGTTTCACCAGAATGATGTGAAGATTCCAGATGCTAAACatgtatttaccacattttatGCTAAAACAAAATCACTGTTAGTTAATCCAGTGCTCTTTCCAAACCGTGAAGACTATATCCATCTAATGGGTTATGACAAAGaagaatttattttgtatatggaAGAAGCCAGTGAAGAGAAACGGCATAAAGATGAGAAATGA
- the TMEM70 gene encoding transmembrane protein 70, mitochondrial isoform X2 — protein sequence MLFVALGRPWAVELPLCGRRTALCAAAALRGPRASVSRASSSSGPSGPVAGWSTGPWGAARLLRRPGRAQIPVYWERYVRFLHTPSDKSEDGRLIYTGNMARAVFGK from the exons ATGCTGTTTGTGGCGTTGGGCCGCCCGTGGGCGGTCGAACTGCCTCTCTGCGGAAGGAGGACTGCATTGTGTGCGGCCGCCGCGCTCCGAGGTCCCCgggcctctgtctcccgggcgtCCTCCAGCAGCGGGCCTTCGGGGCCGGTAGCCGGCTGGAGTACGGGGCCTTGGGGAGCCGCGCGCCTTCTCCGGCGTCCGGGTCGAGCGCAG ATCCCTGTTTATTGGGAAAGATATGTTCGATTCTTACATACGCCATCTGACAAATCAGAAGATGGAAGGCTAATTTATACTGGCAATATGGCCCGAGCAGTGTTTGGTAAGTAA